One segment of Desulfobacterales bacterium DNA contains the following:
- a CDS encoding transposase: HRKWVESRLENGDNFREDKWTDSIAVGSERFIGNIKALMGGMALGRRRIESGESFQLRETQSSYIALLGAKKSDIAPDNTYVWD, encoded by the coding sequence CTCATCGGAAATGGGTTGAGAGTCGTTTGGAAAATGGCGACAATTTTCGTGAAGATAAATGGACCGACAGCATTGCCGTTGGCAGCGAGCGCTTTATCGGGAATATAAAAGCCTTGATGGGTGGAATGGCGTTAGGGCGCAGGCGCATTGAATCAGGAGAATCATTTCAACTTCGAGAAACGCAAAGTTCCTATATCGCTCTTTTGGGGGCCAAAAAGAGCGATATA